The window ggggctgggagcgtggaaatgttttaccgccgcacgcgggggctgggagcgtggaaatgttttaccgccgcacgcgggggctgggagcgtggaaatgttttaccggcgcacgcgggggctgggagcgtggaaatgttttaccggcgcacgcgggggctgggagcgtggaaatgttttaccgccgcacgcgggggctgggagcgtggaaatgttttaccgccgcacgcgggggctgggagcgtggaaatgttttaccggcgcacgcgggggctgggagcgtggaaatgATTTTACCGCCGCACTCATTTCAAGTGGAATCATTTACGGTTGcttaaatataaatacattttcctTCCTTACatccaacttcagtcctcatgaccaacaggtcaggttttaaggctactgcagcttcagcacaggtggctcaatccgtggcttgGTCTTCAGcgaactacctgtgctgaagcagggatatccttaaaacctgacctattgaggGGGTCTGTTTCCAGAGGTTTGATTTGTTTTACTTTAGGGAATGAGATGAGACCCAGGCACCACGTGCCCATACAGGCCACCGCACCATGCACCACGTGCCCgtatcagcatctcccctgctgaaatccctctcttggcttccgatcaaatcctgcacctcacactccattcttctcacttttaaagctttacattcttctgcccctccttacatctcagccctaatttctcgttatgcaccatcccgactcctgcgttctgctcaaggatgtcttctctctaccccctttgtatctaaacccctctcccgccttaaacccttatcactgactgccccacacatttggaatgcccttcccctcagtacccgactaacaccctttatatccacctttaaaacccaccttaagacacacctgcgtaaggaagcatatgagtagctcgatggctgataattaacacctcttacattaaccttggccccctgcagacgcacttaccagaacgccctcctactgtctctgtaccttcttacctaccaattagattgtaagctcttcggagcagggactccttttcctaaatgttacttttaagtctgaagcgcttattccctttgtgttatttatatcttattatttatatgactaactattactgctatgaagcgctatgtacattaatggcgctatacaaataagaGATCCAACACTACGgatttgtttaataaaaaaaatgtattgtgccacacaacgtttcgaccataaggtctttatcaagtgacaggccttacggtcgaaacgttgtgtggcacaatacatttttctATTCAGCAAATCCGTTGTGCGTTGGATCTTCCTTTTCAGCAGTTCAGATTACCAGGACAGGCAACCCTTGAACCAGCAGCTCCGGTAATATTGAATGTATTAtttaattgtggtgtgcagcatatcatcTCTATTTAGCGACAGACCCGTTCCATGGTCTACTCCAAGGGTGCGCATAGTTCCTCTGTGGCGCCCCCAGCGcttgtgccccccccctctcctaggacccggcttcaaatgacgcagcaggtcatgtgacatcacatgacccctcagcatcatttgacacaggTGCTGCCATGGCATCGTGTCCGTGAAGAGccggtaagggagttacagaggcctcacgcctccctctGCCTTTAAgctaaatgcctttgggaagagcgcggggcctctgtaaccgccgcgccccagtttgcgcacccatggTCTTCTTAATCCACTTACATAGGCTGTAATGGAAGAGAACCGCTTAATAGACATGGGCTTCTCTGCTAATGACACATTGCTGCAGCTTTACTTTATGTGCTAGGTAGCGGTCATTCGCATACACCCTTTCTTCTAACAATAAATACCACATCTGCTATtttataaattgattttttttctttatacaaAACACGctgcaatatttattttatcataaaaaaatacttaattaaaaaaaaataatgatttaaCAAAACCACAATTTAGATCTGAAACATGACATTAAAACACACCATTTCTGTTAGAGTTGTGCACGATACAGTACAATTTCTGCAGCTCATTTATTAGAGAAGTCTGCCTGTAATGTCCTTTGCAATTTCGCGATATTGGCGTCCAGTGCAGCCAAGCCGTTCCTGAAATCCTGCTCATCGTGTGACGTAAACGTGGAGAAGGAGGACGTACTCCAGTCTGACTTCCCAGACATGAAATCCAACATGGAATGGTCACTGGGGTCGCCATCTTTAATCTGCAGATTCTTCATCTGTTGTAATGTAGGCGGGCAGCTCACCGACTGTACGTCAGCGGAAAACACCGCGACAGGATATTTTTCCATTTCGGGGAACCCCTCACCCAGCTTGATGCTCCTCCCTGGCATTTCAGAAGCATTTGTCAAAACCTTTTTAACGCCAAATTCGCCATCAGAAGCCACTTGTGACTCTTCAGGGCCCCCACACCCGCTGTGCTTCCTGTGAGCAGAGCTGCTCTCGTACCCCCCAGGTTCCAGGTCGGCCGTGGGAGGGGTGCATATTTGTCTCAGAGATGGGGCTAACTGTTTTTTGCTGGGGCTTCTCGCCATCGGCAGATACATCGTCTCATCGGGTTTGAATTGATCGCATGTTAAAGGGCCGGAGTCACTCCTTGCATCAGTACTGGGTTTTTCGGGGATACATATATACTCTGATCGCTGGTAAGTGTCCCGGTGAGAGTCCCTGGGGGCTTTACTGGTAGCAAAGTCCTCACTGAGATCAGAGGTCACACAGCAGGTATACATTTTACTGGCTGCCTTCGGGGGAACAGGTTTCTCTGAAAAAATGGCTTCAGTGTTGGGAAAAACATGGTCAGTTTCTAATTTCTTCAGGTAGCTCATGATGGAGGTGCTGGCAGGACACTGGTCACTCTGCAGCTGCCTTTCATAGCTGTCTAAAAGAGACTTGGTCAAGTTGTTCCCAGACGTGGATTTGGCGTTATCCTGGCTGAGGTCAGACAGCAGTTTTGCCATACTGTCTTGCAAAgttctgttaaaaaaaacaaaacaaaaaaaaacaacaatttaaTGATCATTTGTTTCACCTGCACTCTCCTCATTCATTAAAGTTACAAAGTAGCGGCTTCATGGAGAGTCCCAAGTAACATCTTCAAGTTGCAAAGAGCTGAAATTATAACAATGTAGCACATTCTCCCCaaattgttgttttgttttttcagaATTCAAGTTGTGTAATAACTTCTATGAGAAGAATTAAACAATATTCAGAGACAGACTTTAAAACagctctctctctgaggcatacatttttaattaaacttttatttataaaatgttttaccaggaagtaataaatacattgagagttacctctagttttcaggtttgtcctgggcacagacatGTAATGACAATGCATGGTGAcacgttatatttacagacatttcatgaacagttagGGACAATATATGTTATGGTCGTATGTAACAGACAATTATTacggacaagattaaaatgtgagacagctgaagtcttgaaagaacttatagTAGAGGCTTTTGCTGTTGGGGGTCAGTATTCTGAGGTCCCCCTGATCTGAGGGAGAGAAAAGTCACATTTACGTAAGATCAGACTAAACATTATTGGTTTAGAAGGAAATTACAGCAAGGTGTGTGACATCTCCTGTGTGTGAAACATGCGGGCAAGTGATCGTGATACTATTAACTTAAATATTTACTTTTGAGAGTCTAGTTGTCTTACCTTATAAGTTCCCGCAGTCTGCTCACTTCTGCATCTCGCTGCCGTAAGGTTATTCCCAAAATCTCCTTCTCCTTCCCCGAAGCTTCCAGCTTACACTGGAAATCCTTCATTTTCCCCAAAACATCCTCCACTTCTGGAATACAAAGATAAAACCAGTTGTGTGCGTCGTCGTCACCGTGCAGCCCCATCTTTCCCCTCCCGATTACCCACTGCATTATTGCACTGATGATGTATgtagtactgtacatgtgtgcacaataaatccctgcccttaagagcttacaatctcatttGTAATGAGTTAGTGGCTTGCCTACAAGAAGCTGACCTTGTTATTCCAACCAGGGTCACCAACTTCAAAGGCAAGTAATATTACCCCTGTACTACTTTGCTGGAAAAGTATGATCTTGAAAAGGTCTGGCTAATAAACCGCTTTCCACCTCCGTCCGAATCCTTGTGCGGTTTGGGATAACATTTAAGAATGATTGGAGATTtgtccttggggggggggggggggggaaataaccgTCTGACATTTATCAGCTTGGACTTGACTTGAAACACCAGGTTAGCATCAGGAACTCGTGTGTCTGAGGGGGGTTTGGTGCATTGAACGGCTACCCTATCATTCAAGCAGACATCCAAAGTACTCCTGGGAAAACTTGCCTATTTTCCCCGTAGTAGCGGCTATCTCACTCTGCTGCCACAATTTAAGCcgttccccctccttctcctggATGATTTTAGCAAACTTCTTGTTTTCATCCTTTTGGATATCAATGACTTTCAGGAGCTCCTCGTTGTTGCTCCGCAGGGATTCGAGCCCTTTTTGAGATTTGTTTAGTTGATGTTGTAATGTCATGTTCATGGACTGAAGAGAAATCactagagagagagggagaccagTGTCACGGACCTGCCTGAGAAGCAATGCTATAAAAAGACCATGAATGAGATTTCATGTAAGCCGTGTCATAGTCTAGTACAAGGcgggccaactgcagtcctcaagggccaccaacaggccaggtattaaggatataccggcttcagcacaggatgttgacagtcacctgtgctgaagcaggtatatccttaaacctgacctgttggtggcccttgaagccCGGAGTTGGCACCCCTAGCATCACAACCTATCGACACTGGATTGTACAGgagttaaaaaacaaacaacggCCAGGAAGCAAATAATAGGTATGACATATATGGCACGTAGCATATTTTAAGGAATTATGATACAATATAAGGGGGGGCGAGAAACTATAAAAATGAAACGAAGGTAGAAATAAATCACTGCttcaaagagcttgcaatcagaGCAGCATGCTTAGAAACACAGTAAGTGCATTAGGTCAGGGGGCGTGGTGGTTACATTAAAGGATGGGGGACCgctcgaggcctctgtaactcacttgccTTGATTCAGCTGGCTtcgggcgacgcgtcgccatggcaacacagcgtcaaatgacgctgcgggtcacatgacatcacatgaccccatggcATCATTTCACGCCGGcacaaaggtaaggggggcgtgcgtgcactgggggagagcaggcaagggggcgcagcaccaaaaaagtttgcgcacccctgaattagATTATCCAGGAATGGCAATGAGCACGTGCATGTTACAGAGCACGTGCATGTTACAGAGAACGTGCATGTTACAGAGCACGTGCATGTTACAGAGCACGTGCATGTTACAGAGCACGTGCATGTTACAGAGCACGTGCATGTTACAGAGCACGTGCATGTTACAGAGCACGTGCATGTTACAGAGCACGTGCATGTTACAGAGCACGTGCATGTTACAGAGCACGTGCATGTTACAGAGCACGTGCATGTTACAGAGCACGTGTATGTTACAGAGCACGTGCATGTTACAGAGCACGTGCATGTTACAGAGCACGTGCATGTTACAGAGCACGTGCATGTTACAGAGAACGTGCATGTTACAGAGCACGTGCATGTTACAGAGCACGTGCATGTTACAGAGCACGTGCATGTTACAGAGCACGTGCATGTTACAGAGCACGTGCATGTTACAGAGCACGTGCATGTTACAGAGCACGTGCATGTTACAGAGCACGTGCATGTTACAGAGCACGTGCATGTTACAGAGCACGTGCATGTTTAGTGACATGGCACTGGGCTCACTAGTGTTTATGGACGTGCCTGCTTTTCCCCCAATTGGGTTTCCATGTAAAACTTTGAGAACACAGAATAACGGAACAGTTGCCCCATTGGGATGGGAACGCTGAATGACGCGGAACAAGTTTAACAATATACGGCGTCAGGACGGCGCAGCGCTGAACTACGCATAAAAACCAGGACAACGTGAGCCTCATATCCAAATATATATCCAATGGCAACGGGAAAGGGACGAGGCAGACATTTCTTTTTTCAGGTACATGAAAAACTTGTGACGGCCAAAAGCAAAATCCAACTATTTGGCATTTGATAAAACTGTGAATTTTGATAATCGGTCCAATAATTCATATAGGTGGTTGTACTATATATCAGCTATTAATAAGTAAGTGCAGCAGACAAGCCAGTAACTAAAGGATTAAAGACTCTTCGCTCTCACATTCAAAGTTGTGCTCATCAGATCTTGCTGCCGATGCAGCTCTCTCCCGATCCCGGAGCTGCTGGTTCAATATCCTTAATCGCCTTCATGGGATGAGTAAAAAAGAAGTACACAAATACAAGCAATGACCGTTAATTTGGCTGCTAATACTGTAAACGGCAGTTTTTACAAATGCGGTAAAACAAGTACATAAGGACATTTGTCTTCATTTCATAATTGCATTTTCTTTTGCGGCTTCTTCATCACCACCTCACAATGCTGTTTACAACGATActtttctgaagagaaattttaCATGAGTTTTTCTTCAAATCTATTCTGGAGAGGTTTATCGTATGTATGGACAGATGACCAACTGTGTATCTCATATAGAATGTGCCTTCTCCCATGGGCAGTTTCATGAAATGAAATCCCTGCCATATTAACAATTAcaggttaaaaaaacaaattaaaaaaggaAGGCTCTGCTTTAATGCACCTAATTTCAAACCATTAAAAAGGtacaggatggaagcagggggtcttcggcgGTGAAcaacgttaatttcagctccggggaccctctgcttcccgagatacctacgtagggagtgccggtatctccgtgtttaaatgtccctcatcacgcagaccaataggaagccacaagggatgacgtcacggcttcgtACTGACCCGAAAGACACGgaacatttaagccgccattatgttagccccaaCAAGCCCCTGAGATGCTACCAGCAGAGATACAGCCCCCTGCCTCAATCTTATaactaataaaataaaacatctgGAACCTGGAGTGGGGCTTTAATGAAATCCctgcgctctgattggtcgcaCATCTGAGCTTTAATTGCCTAGCAacgcccagaattttaaccaatcagagagcaggaattTCAGTAGTCACTTTGATTGCTTTGCTGGGATGAGGCTGGGAAGTGAGGCCCGAGTGGGTAGAGGGGGCGAGTATGTCTGCAGGTTCAGGCCTTCCACTGCTGCACCCTGGACATTAAAGGCCATGTAGTGCCCTGTCCCTGGGGAtaattacatacatatatatctatactctTGCACTTCAGAAGATAACGGAGATAGATAACGGAGAAGATAACGGAGAAGATAACGGTGAACCATGAAAAGCGAATTATACTGGCAGTCATCACTCCAATTAGGGCACTAATGAAGGAGGTGCGACTGTATTCTAATTAAACTATTCATGGCCATTTACTACGGACATACTGTTCAGCGAGTAAGACGGCAGAGTATTTTCCTGTTCCAGTTTTCCATTTGGTTATATAGTCTAGGTTGTAGGGGTGGGCACGGATTGGGTTATATATAATAGGTTGTAGGTGTGGGCACGGATTTGGTTATATAGTATAGGTTGTAGGGATGGGCACAGATTGGGTTATATATTATAGGTTGTAGGTGTGGGCACGGATTGGGTTATATATTATAGGTTGTAGGGGTGGGCACGGATTGGGTTATATATTATAGGTTGTAGGGGTGGGCACGGATTGGGTTATAGTATAGGTTGTAGGGGTGGGCACGGATTGGGTTATATATTATAGTTTGATGGGGTGGGCACGGATTGGGTTATATATTATAGGTTGTAGGGGTGGGCACGGATTGGGTTATATATTATAGGTTGTAGGGGTGGGCACGGATTGGGTTATAGTATAGGTTGTAGGGGTGGGCACGGATTGGGTTTTATATTATAGTTTGATGGGGTGGGCACGGATTAGGTTATATATTATAGGTTGTAGGTGTGGGCACGGATTGGGTTATATATTATAGGTTGTAGGTGTGGCACGGATTGGGTTATATAGTATAGGTTGTAGGGGTGGGCACGGATTGGGTTATAGTATAGGTTGTAGGGGTGGGCACGGATTGGGTTATATATTATAGTTTGATGGGGTGGGCACGGATTGGGTTATATATTATAGGTTGTAGGGGTGGGCACGGATTGGGTTATATATTATAGTTTGATGGGGTGGGCACGGATTAGGTAATATATAATAGGTTGTAGGGGTGGGCACGGATTGGGTTATATATTATAGTTTGATGGGGTGGGCACGGATTAGGTAATATATAATAGGTTGTAGGGGTGGGCACGGATTGGGTAATATAGTATAGGTCGTAGGGCTCACTGATTGGGTTATATAGTATAGGCTGTATGAGAGGGCACTTATTGGGTTATATATTACAGGTTGTAGGGGTCACTGATTGGGTTATATAGTACAGGTTGTAGGGGAGGGCACGGATTGGGTTATATAGTATAGGCTGTAGGGGAGGGCACTGATTGGGTTATATAGTATATGCTGTAGGGGAGGGCACTGATTGGGTTATATAGTACAGGTTGTAGGGGTCACCGATTGGGTTATATAGTATAGCCTGTAGGGGAGGGCACTGATTGGGTTATATAGTAAAGGTTGTAGGGGTCACCGATTGGGTTATATAGTACAGGTTGTAGGGGAGGGCACGGATTGGGTTATATAGTATAGGTTATAGGGGAGGGAACAGATTGAGTTATATAGTACAGGTTGTAGGGTAGGGCACGGATTGGGTTATATAGTACAGGTTATAGGGGAGGGCACGGATTGGGTTATATAGTACAGGTTGTAGGGGAGGGAACAGATTGGGTTATATATTATAGCCTGTAGGGGAGGGCACGGATTGGGTTATATATTATAGGTTGTAGGTGTGGGCACGGATTGGGTTATATAGTATAGGCTGTAGGGGAGGGCACGGATTGGGTTATATAGTATAGGCTGTAGGGGAGGGCACGGATTGGGTTATATAGTATAGGCTGTAGGGGAGGGCACGGATTGGGTTATATAGTATAGGCTGTAGGGGAGGGCACGGATTGGGTTATATAGTACAGGCTGTAGGGGAGGGCACGGATTGGGTTATATAGTATAGGCTGTAGGGGAGGGCACGGATTGGGTTATATAGTATAGGCTGTAGGGGTGGGCACGGATTGGGTTATATAGTATAGGCTGTAGGGGAGGGCACGGATTGGGTTATATACATAGGCTGTAGGGGAGGGCACGGATTGGGTTATATAGTATAGGCTGTAGGGGAGGGCACGGATTGGGTTATATAGTATAGGTTATAGGGGAGGGAACAGATTGAGTTATATAGTACAGGTTGTAGGGGAGGGCACGGATTGGGTTATATAGTATAGGCTGTAGGGGAGGGCACGGATTGGGTTATATAGTATAGGCTGTAGGGGAGGGCACCGATTGGGTTATATAGTATAGGTTATAGGGGAGGGAACAGATTGAGTTATATAGTATAGGCTGTAGGGGAGGGCACCGATTGGGTTATATACATAGGCTGTAGGGGAGAGCACGGATTGGGTTATATAGTATAGGCTGTAGGGGAGAGCACCGATTGGGTTATATACATAGGCTGTAGGGGAGGGCACGGATTGGGTTATATAGTATAGGCTGTAGAGGTGGGCACGGATTGGGTTATATAGTATAGGCTGTAGGGGAGGGCACGGATTGGGTTATATAGTATAGGCTGTAGGGGAGGGCACGGATTGGGTTATATAGTATAGGCTGTAGGGGAGGGCACGGATTGGGTTATATAGTATAGGCTGTAGGGGTGGGCACGGATTGGGTTATATAGTATAGGCTGTAGGGGAGGGCACGGATTGGGTTATATAGTATAGGCTGTAGGGGAGGGCACGGATTGGGTTATATAATATAGGCTGTAGGGGAGGGCACGGATTGGGTTATATAGTATAGGCTGTAGGGGAGGGCACGGATTGGGTTATATAGTATAGGCTGTAGGGGTGGGCACGGATTGGGTTATATAGTATAGGCTGTAGGGGAGGGCACGGATTGGGTTATATAGTATAGGCTGTAGGGGAGGGCACGGATTGGGTTATATAGTATAGGCTGTAGGGGAGGGCACGGATTGGGTTATATAGTATAGGCTGTAGGGGAGGGCACGGATTGGGTTATATAGTATAGGCTGTAGGGGAGGGCACGGATTGGGTTATATAGTATAGGCTGTAGGGGTGGGCACGGATTGGGTTATATAGTATAGGCTGTAGGGGAGGGCACGGATTGGGTTATATAGTATAGGCTGTAGGGGAGGGCACGGATTGGGTTATATAGTATAGGCTGTAGGGGAGAGCACCGATTGGGTTATATACATAGGCTGTAGGGGAGGGCACGGATTGGGTTATATAGTATAGGCTGTAGGGGAGGGCACGGATTGGGTTATATAGTATAGGCTGTAGGGGAGAGCACCGATTGGGTTATATACATAGGCTGGAGGAGTCACTCACCTGCGCAGCTGAGCATTCTCACTTCTCAGTGGTTGAAGTGCGAGCGCTATTTCAGCATGTACATTTGTGCTCCCAACAACTGCAGGCAACAGACACACAATATGTTCCAGCTCTGTAACCAGTCGAAGGGCCTCCCCATCATCTACtgacaagcaaacaccaatcaTGTTATCGTAGGACATCAATGTAGGACCAACTACTAATCCCTTCCCTGCCGGGCGTGTCAGCAATGCTGTGCAGAGTAATGCACCGGAGGACTCAGCCCGCTGTGAGGAAGAAGCATTCATGCTATGGAATGGGCTGCGACACGCtatagaaatatattgtttttctcTGTACTTTGTGAATATACAAGGTGCGAGTTAGGGGACAGTCACAGCTCTGTGTCAGAGAGCTTATCATTGAGTAACCTGTATTGTGCGGCCTACACATGTGCACAGTGTTTGTGGTCTGGGACGTTCTGTTGTGTTGTTATGGTGGAGCAGATAAACATTAATCCTACCTTGGTCTGCTACCAACGCCTTAATCTCTCCCAGGAGATATTTCACGGTTTTGATTTTCCGCTCAGCCTTCTCTGGGCTGCTCTTCTTGGGTTTTAAGGAGTTCTTATCAAAACTTGTCTGACAGCCAATGTCTCTCACAGGTGCCATATCCAGCTGGTTGAAGTCTTCGTCCTCCTCACTGGAAGCCTGGTCTATTTCTCCTCTTCTGGGTTCATCCCTTTCACACACGGTCTCTGCAGGTGACCCGGGCTTTTGGTCCTGGGTTTCACAGCGCTGCAGCTGAGCTAAGTGAGCTGCTATGCACTGAAGCAGGTCTGATTCTCTGATCTGCTGCCCGTTGTTCCCGAGCTGTAACACTGTGTTAGCTTCACACGTTGGCTGATAGCTGGGCACAGCCGGGTCGTGCTGCCCAGGTGCTGGAGCGTATGACATCACAGTGGGGGCAGACAATGCTGTGGTGATGAACCCAGATGGAAAGTGAGCAGCTCCCCCTTGTGGCAAAACTTGGTTGTAACCTTCATGGCCaaaatgctttttaaaaaaatacaaaaaataaaggtTAAAATGATTTTCAGCTGTTTGATTGCTGTTCCATCTGACGAAGGAGGAGGATTTCCATGCTGCTTTGTAATATACTCAGCATCTGTCCAAGCCTTTTCAGCCCCAAAATACACTACCCGCAGTAGAAGTCATACCCTCTGCCTTTCTAAGGGACAGGTTCCTCCTAGGACTAATTGTGGTGATTTGTTAAAGCATTACATCTGGATAATTTAATGTACATATTGAGTTTAGGTTGTAACCCCGCGGGACGGAGATTGAGGACGGATttcatttcctctggctgctccctgtgGTCACTGCGGTAGGACAGGTGGGGTAACTCACCCATTCATAGGGCCACAAAAAGGCAATATGTTTCATTTTAAGCATGGTTACATGCCCCACAGAAATATCTCATAAAATTGCCCTTCCCCAACATAGGGGCTTTTCTACTGATGCTTAGAAGGGGCTAAAGTGTGCGTGGGAGGCAAATTAA is drawn from Ascaphus truei isolate aAscTru1 chromosome 7, aAscTru1.hap1, whole genome shotgun sequence and contains these coding sequences:
- the CCDC14 gene encoding coiled-coil domain-containing protein 14 → MSLEEGVKARTLQRQRHLVYPPEQSLRKVLSSGRLNGPVRLANGKKRTAVRKVSTPSADSGYSLYSTDSEDQVLVINKGLDQCAALLKDILHNDVTERAQPRSHSAPHTKGNVRSSAVKMKRNIPRRPTTAGHVHKEIASLRKSASSGVSDAEERPGASVRPSIVPVTRPALCEHVQTQMSLLNGPSTRMNCNGIRAASAQPALEHGPEGATFFNCRLPTSTPTLSPQHSSHPRHFGHEGYNQVLPQGGAAHFPSGFITTALSAPTVMSYAPAPGQHDPAVPSYQPTCEANTVLQLGNNGQQIRESDLLQCIAAHLAQLQRCETQDQKPGSPAETVCERDEPRRGEIDQASSEEDEDFNQLDMAPVRDIGCQTSFDKNSLKPKKSSPEKAERKIKTVKYLLGEIKALVADQDDGEALRLVTELEHIVCLLPAVVGSTNVHAEIALALQPLRSENAQLRRRLRILNQQLRDRERAASAARSDEHNFELISLQSMNMTLQHQLNKSQKGLESLRSNNEELLKVIDIQKDENKKFAKIIQEKEGERLKLWQQSEIAATTGKIEVEDVLGKMKDFQCKLEASGKEKEILGITLRQRDAEVSRLRELIRTLQDSMAKLLSDLSQDNAKSTSGNNLTKSLLDSYERQLQSDQCPASTSIMSYLKKLETDHVFPNTEAIFSEKPVPPKAASKMYTCCVTSDLSEDFATSKAPRDSHRDTYQRSEYICIPEKPSTDARSDSGPLTCDQFKPDETMYLPMARSPSKKQLAPSLRQICTPPTADLEPGGYESSSAHRKHSGCGGPEESQVASDGEFGVKKVLTNASEMPGRSIKLGEGFPEMEKYPVAVFSADVQSVSCPPTLQQMKNLQIKDGDPSDHSMLDFMSGKSDWSTSSFSTFTSHDEQDFRNGLAALDANIAKLQRTLQADFSNK